A genomic window from Salvia hispanica cultivar TCC Black 2014 chromosome 5, UniMelb_Shisp_WGS_1.0, whole genome shotgun sequence includes:
- the LOC125191214 gene encoding lipid phosphate phosphatase delta-like isoform X2: MESITTGWQVISLCGIALWIMISSKLKVTQKLRSCTQPWVCQRVISGTPIIIKIQVYQHRCWDAFFSGLSCVVSVPFYTAFLPLLFWTGHCKLARQMTLLIAFCDYTGNCIKDVVSAPRPRSPPVRRVTATKDEEDNAMEYGLPSSHTLNTVCLSGYLLHYILDYTESNDLSIRVAGIIMACLVVGLIGFGRIYLGMHSLIDIIGGLALGLGILAVWLSVSEYIDNFVVYGQNVVSFWAALCFLLLFAYPTPEVPTPSFEYHTAFNGVSLGIVIGIHQTFHQFHHEDVARVFSPQLMLPAFVGRLLLGIPTILLVKFCSKALAKWILPIISNTLGIPVRSTSYIPTLNGTHKKSDALKQSGYLQKMFSKQTSFDVDTGIRLLQYAGLAWSVVDLVPSMFLHIGL, translated from the exons atggagagcATAACAACAGGGTGGCAAGTGATTTCATTATGTGGAATAGCACTTTGGATTATgatttcttcaaaattgaagGTGACTCAAAAGCTCAGATCTTGCACACAGCCATGGGTCTGTCAACGTGTGATTTCTGGAACTCCCATTATTATCAAGATTCAGGTTT ACCAGCACAGATGTTGGGATGCATTTTTTTCTGGGTTATCTTGTGTTGTTTCGGTGCCTTTTTATACCGCCTTTCTTCCCCTCCTTTTCTGG ACTGGGCATTGCAAATTGGCTAGGCAAATGACTCTCTTGATAGCTTTCTGTGACTATACAGGAAACTGCATAAAG GATGTGGTTTCAGCGCCTAGACCCCGATCTCCACCTGTCAGAAGAGTAACAGCCACCAAAGATGAGGAAGATAATGCAATGGAATACGGATTACCTTCGTCTCACACTCTTAATACTGTCTGTCTATCAGG GTACCTTTTACACTACATTCTTGACTATACTGAAAGTAATGATCTCTCTATTAGAGTGGCTGGAATCATCATGGCTTGTCTTGTTGTTGGTCTCATCGGTTTTG GAAGGATATACCTTGGAATGCACAGCTTGATCGACATCATTGGTGGTCTGGCTTTGGGACTAGGAATCCTGGCAGTTTGGCTCTCTGTGTCAGAATACATAGATAATTTCGTAGTTTATGGTCAAAACG TTGTATCTTTCTGGGCTGCTCTATGCTTCTTGTTACTCTTTGCATACCCAACTCCCGAAGTTCCAACACCAAGTTTTGAGTATCACACTGCCTTCAATGGAGTTTCCCTTGGTATT GTGATTGGAATCCACCAGACGTTCCATCAGTTTCACCATGAGGATGTTGCTCGTGTTTTCTCCCCTCAGCTTATGCTTCCTGCCTTTGTGGGTAGACTACTACTAGGAATCCCGACCATCCTTCTCGTGAAGTTCTGTAGCAAGGCTCTTGCCAAATGGATTCTTCCAATTATTTCAAATACTTTGGGAATCCCAGTTAGATCGACAAGCTATATACCTACCTTAAATGGAACCCATAAGAAATCTGATGCATTGAAGCAGTCAGGTTATCTCCAGAAAATGTTCTCAAAGCAGACGTCATTCGATGTTGATACTGGCATCAGGCTCCTTCAGTATGCTGGTCTTGCCTGGTCTGTTGTTGATCTTGTTCCTTCAATGTTCCTTCACATTGGATTGTGA
- the LOC125191215 gene encoding histone-lysine N-methyltransferase ATXR4 isoform X2, translating into MSRLLRYSRQAFDPKTLHHRRAGPQPFLSSFSNSATESAVPASEPKPPPYIPPLIGIQLTKHAGRGAFALQRIASGEVLHSARPILAHPSLSMINCVCYYCLRRLPKRGGIAETDHTVSFCSEQCEQTSKKFYDVEKQIDWSRFHEYCRQKGLKYPLIVKRFACQVIAGNIPTDILELLQGEDLSDRAHLIKEEFALLRSTLEDADIQVERQKKKNMDEGKGPIVDGEAEEPLSFLTEEWYTDVLGRIRINAFRVELPVQSHEDLLSSAAATVEGEAAVGNAIT; encoded by the exons CGCTTACTCCGTTACAGCCGTCAGGCTTTCGATCCCAAAACCCTCCACCACCGCCGCGCCGGACCTCAGCCGTTCCTCTCATCCTTCTCCAATTCCGCCACTGAATCGGCCGTCCCTGCCTCCGAACCGAAGCCGCCTCCTTACATTCCGCCTCTCATTGGCATCCAGCTCACCAAGCATGCGGGCCGCGGCGCGTTTGCGCTACAGCGTATCGCCTCCGGTGAGGTCCTCCATTCCGCCAGACCTATTCTCGCGCACCCGTCCCTTTCCATGATCAACTGCGTTTGCTATTACTGTCTCAGGCGCCTCCCGAAACGGGGCGGCATTGCCGAAACTGATCACACGGTGTCGTTTTGCAGTGAACAGTGTGAACAAACTTCCAAG AAGTTTTACGATGTTGAGAAGCAGATAGACTGGTCGAGATTTCATGAATACTGCCG ACAGAAGGGTCTAAAATATCCTCTTATTGTGAAGAGATTTGCCTGTCAAGTTATCGCGGGTAACATTCCTACTGACATTTTGGAATTACTCCAAGGGGAGGATTTGTCTGATAGAGCTCATCTG ATAAAAGAGGAATTTGCCCTGCTGAGGAGTACTCTGGAAGATGCAGATATACAGGTTGAGaggcagaagaagaagaacatgGATGAAGGGAAGGGCCCAATTGTTGATGGAGAGGCGGAGGAGCCGCTGTCAT TTCTGACTGAAGAATGGTATACTGATGTTTTGGGACGAATACGCATCAATGCCTTTCGTGTTGAACTGCCTGTACAGTCACATGAAGATCTCCTGTCTTCAGCAGCAGCAACTGTAGAAGGAGAAGCTGCTGTTGGAAATGCCAT AACCtaa
- the LOC125188659 gene encoding DEAD-box ATP-dependent RNA helicase 37-like, with the protein MRSSWADAVENSAGGSLDNAGTSGGNERPSAAARSAYVPPHLRNRPPASEPPAPSVGGPQSFNDRPGSGGPTSGSRWGGSRTEYGRQGYGGGGRGSGGWGGRGGWGGRDREVNPFGNDDVDADAEPAFNEQENSGINFDAYEDIPVETSGGNVPPPVNTFAEIDLGDALNLNIRRCKYVKPTPVQRHAIPISLAGRDLMACAQTGSGKTAAFCFPIISGIMKGNFPQRPRGVRTVFPLALILSPTRELSVQIHEEARKFSYQTGVRVVVAYGGAPINQQLRELERGVDILVATPGRLVDLLERAKVSLQMIRYLALDEADRMLDMGFEPQIRKIVEQMDMPPPGERQTMLFSATFPREIQRMASDFLSNYIFLAVGRVGSSTDLIVQRVEYVHENDKRSHLMDLIHAQRANGVQGKQALTLVFVETKKGADSLEHWLCMNGFPATTIHGDRTQQERETALRSFKSGNTPILVATDVAARGLDIPHVAHVINFDLPNDIDDYVHRIGRTGRAGKSGLATAFFNENNMSLAKSLAELMKEANQEVPDWLTRFAGRASFGSKGRRGGGRFGGRDFRRDSSYNRGNNSGDYHGGGGSGYGGGGYGGGYPSAWD; encoded by the exons ATGAGGTCTTCATGGGCAGATGCTGTTGAGAACTCAGCTGGTGGATCTTTGGACAATGCTGGGACAAGTGGTGGGAATGAACGGCCATCTGCTGCGGCTAGGTCTGCTTATGTTCCACCACACCTTAGGAACAGACCTCCAGCGTCCGAACCACCTGCTCCATCTGTTGGTGGGCCGCAGTCTTTTAACGATAGGCCTGGTTCTGGTGGACCCACTAGTGGATCCCGGTGGGGTGGTAGCAGGACTGAGTATGGAAGACAAGGGTATGGTGGTGGGGGTCGTGGAAGTGGGGGTTGGGGAGGGAGAGGGGGTTGGGGTGGCAGGGATAGGGAGGTCAATCCCTTTGGTAACGATGATGTGGATGCTGACGCAGAGCCTGCTTTTAATGAGCAGGAGAATTCTGGCATTAACTTTGATGCCTATGAGGATATCCCTGTTGAGACGAGTGGGGGTAACGTGCCGCCACCTGTGAATACATTTGCGGAGATTGATTTGGGGGATGCACTTAATTTGAACATTCGCAGGTGTAAATACGTCAAACCAACTCCTGTTCAGCGACATGCAATACCCATTTCGCTAGCTGGACGGGATTTAATGGCTTGTGCTCAGACAGGATCTGGCAAGACAGCTGCTTTTTGCTTCCCAATTATATCTGGTATTATGAAGGGAAACTTCCCCCAGAGACCACGTGGAGTTCGTACTGTTTTTCCGCTTGCTCTTATCCTCTCACCTACAAGAGAACTCTCGGTGCAG ATACACGAGGAAGCTAGAAAGTTTTCATATCAAACGGGTGTTAGAGTAGTTGTTGCTTATGGTGGAGCACCAATAAATCAGCAG CTACGTGAACTTGAGAGGGGAGTAGACATTCTGGTTGCAACTCCTGGGAGATTGGTTGATTTGCTTGAGAGAGCCAAAGTTTCATTACAAATGATAAGATACTTGGCTCTTGACGAGGCAGACAGAATGCTGGATATGGGTTTCGAGCCTCAGATCAGAAAGATAGTAGAGCAGATGGATATGCCACCACCTGGTGAAAGACAAACAATGCTATTTAGTGCAACCTTTCCAAGAGAGATCCAG AGAATGGCATCGGATTTCCTTtcaaattacatatttttggcAGTTGGAAGGGTTGGTTCTAGTACAGACTTAATTGTTCAGCGAGTTGAATATGTTCATGAGAATGATAAGAGAAGCCATTTGATGGATCTTATTCATGCACAAAGAGCAAATGGAGTTCAAGGGAAG CAAGCTCTTACTTTAGTATTTGTGGAGACAAAAAAAGGTGCTGATTCTTTGGAACACTGGTTATGTATGAACGGATTTCCTGCTACTACAATTCATGGAGATAGAACGCAACAG GAGCGAGAGACGGCATTAAGATCATTCAAGAGCGGAAATACACCAATACTAGTCGCAACTGATGTGGCAGCTCGCGGTCTTGATATCCCACATGTTGCGCATGTTATCAACTTCGACCTTCCTAATGACATTGATGACTATGTTCACCGCATCGGGCGTACAGGTCGTGCTGGCAAATCAGGACTGGCAACAGCATTCTTCAACGAGAACAACATGTCATTGGCAAAATCGCTAGCTGAGTTAATGAAGGAGGCGAATCAGGAGGTGCCCGATTGGTTGACTCGGTTTGCAGGCCGGGCTTCATTTGGAAGCAAAGGTAGACGCGGAGGTGGGCGCTTTGGAGGTCGTGATTTTAGAAGAGATTCTTCTTACAATAGAGGCAACAACAGCGGCGACTACCATGGAGGAGGAGGCAGTGGCTACGGTGGCGGTGGCTATGGCGGAGGATACCCCAGTGCCTGGGATTAG
- the LOC125191214 gene encoding lipid phosphate phosphatase delta-like isoform X1, with protein MLTILCHFEISSGSLIHSSFIVQSHSLCTEQHSVLRRKRERDGEHNNRVASDFIMWNSTLDYDFFKIEGDSKAQILHTAMGLSTCDFWNSHYYQDSENQHRCWDAFFSGLSCVVSVPFYTAFLPLLFWTGHCKLARQMTLLIAFCDYTGNCIKDVVSAPRPRSPPVRRVTATKDEEDNAMEYGLPSSHTLNTVCLSGYLLHYILDYTESNDLSIRVAGIIMACLVVGLIGFGRIYLGMHSLIDIIGGLALGLGILAVWLSVSEYIDNFVVYGQNVVSFWAALCFLLLFAYPTPEVPTPSFEYHTAFNGVSLGIVIGIHQTFHQFHHEDVARVFSPQLMLPAFVGRLLLGIPTILLVKFCSKALAKWILPIISNTLGIPVRSTSYIPTLNGTHKKSDALKQSGYLQKMFSKQTSFDVDTGIRLLQYAGLAWSVVDLVPSMFLHIGL; from the exons ATGCTGACAATTCTGTGCCACTTTGAAATTTCGTCAGGATCATTGATTCATTCGTCTTTTATTGTTCAATCTCACTCTCTTTGTACTGAGCAACATAGTGTATTGaggagaaaaagagagagagatggagagcATAACAACAGGGTGGCAAGTGATTTCATTATGTGGAATAGCACTTTGGATTATgatttcttcaaaattgaagGTGACTCAAAAGCTCAGATCTTGCACACAGCCATGGGTCTGTCAACGTGTGATTTCTGGAACTCCCATTATTATCAAGATTCAG AAAACCAGCACAGATGTTGGGATGCATTTTTTTCTGGGTTATCTTGTGTTGTTTCGGTGCCTTTTTATACCGCCTTTCTTCCCCTCCTTTTCTGG ACTGGGCATTGCAAATTGGCTAGGCAAATGACTCTCTTGATAGCTTTCTGTGACTATACAGGAAACTGCATAAAG GATGTGGTTTCAGCGCCTAGACCCCGATCTCCACCTGTCAGAAGAGTAACAGCCACCAAAGATGAGGAAGATAATGCAATGGAATACGGATTACCTTCGTCTCACACTCTTAATACTGTCTGTCTATCAGG GTACCTTTTACACTACATTCTTGACTATACTGAAAGTAATGATCTCTCTATTAGAGTGGCTGGAATCATCATGGCTTGTCTTGTTGTTGGTCTCATCGGTTTTG GAAGGATATACCTTGGAATGCACAGCTTGATCGACATCATTGGTGGTCTGGCTTTGGGACTAGGAATCCTGGCAGTTTGGCTCTCTGTGTCAGAATACATAGATAATTTCGTAGTTTATGGTCAAAACG TTGTATCTTTCTGGGCTGCTCTATGCTTCTTGTTACTCTTTGCATACCCAACTCCCGAAGTTCCAACACCAAGTTTTGAGTATCACACTGCCTTCAATGGAGTTTCCCTTGGTATT GTGATTGGAATCCACCAGACGTTCCATCAGTTTCACCATGAGGATGTTGCTCGTGTTTTCTCCCCTCAGCTTATGCTTCCTGCCTTTGTGGGTAGACTACTACTAGGAATCCCGACCATCCTTCTCGTGAAGTTCTGTAGCAAGGCTCTTGCCAAATGGATTCTTCCAATTATTTCAAATACTTTGGGAATCCCAGTTAGATCGACAAGCTATATACCTACCTTAAATGGAACCCATAAGAAATCTGATGCATTGAAGCAGTCAGGTTATCTCCAGAAAATGTTCTCAAAGCAGACGTCATTCGATGTTGATACTGGCATCAGGCTCCTTCAGTATGCTGGTCTTGCCTGGTCTGTTGTTGATCTTGTTCCTTCAATGTTCCTTCACATTGGATTGTGA
- the LOC125191215 gene encoding histone-lysine N-methyltransferase ATXR4 isoform X1 has product MSRLLRYSRQAFDPKTLHHRRAGPQPFLSSFSNSATESAVPASEPKPPPYIPPLIGIQLTKHAGRGAFALQRIASGEVLHSARPILAHPSLSMINCVCYYCLRRLPKRGGIAETDHTVSFCSEQCEQTSKKFYDVEKQIDWSRFHEYCRQKGLKYPLIVKRFACQVIAGNIPTDILELLQGEDLSDRAHLIKEEFALLRSTLEDADIQVERQKKKNMDEGKGPIVDGEAEEPLSFLTEEWYTDVLGRIRINAFRVELPVQSHEDLLSSAAATVEGEAAVGNAMYMLPSFYNHSCEPNVNIVWSDSAEGKMVALRDIEKAEEVRICYLDASMGYEARAKILYGGYGFVCDCPRCVAKE; this is encoded by the exons CGCTTACTCCGTTACAGCCGTCAGGCTTTCGATCCCAAAACCCTCCACCACCGCCGCGCCGGACCTCAGCCGTTCCTCTCATCCTTCTCCAATTCCGCCACTGAATCGGCCGTCCCTGCCTCCGAACCGAAGCCGCCTCCTTACATTCCGCCTCTCATTGGCATCCAGCTCACCAAGCATGCGGGCCGCGGCGCGTTTGCGCTACAGCGTATCGCCTCCGGTGAGGTCCTCCATTCCGCCAGACCTATTCTCGCGCACCCGTCCCTTTCCATGATCAACTGCGTTTGCTATTACTGTCTCAGGCGCCTCCCGAAACGGGGCGGCATTGCCGAAACTGATCACACGGTGTCGTTTTGCAGTGAACAGTGTGAACAAACTTCCAAG AAGTTTTACGATGTTGAGAAGCAGATAGACTGGTCGAGATTTCATGAATACTGCCG ACAGAAGGGTCTAAAATATCCTCTTATTGTGAAGAGATTTGCCTGTCAAGTTATCGCGGGTAACATTCCTACTGACATTTTGGAATTACTCCAAGGGGAGGATTTGTCTGATAGAGCTCATCTG ATAAAAGAGGAATTTGCCCTGCTGAGGAGTACTCTGGAAGATGCAGATATACAGGTTGAGaggcagaagaagaagaacatgGATGAAGGGAAGGGCCCAATTGTTGATGGAGAGGCGGAGGAGCCGCTGTCAT TTCTGACTGAAGAATGGTATACTGATGTTTTGGGACGAATACGCATCAATGCCTTTCGTGTTGAACTGCCTGTACAGTCACATGAAGATCTCCTGTCTTCAGCAGCAGCAACTGTAGAAGGAGAAGCTGCTGTTGGAAATGCCATGTATATGCTTCCATCCTTTTACAACCATTCTTGTG AACCtaatgtaaatattgtatGGAGCGACAGTGCAGAAGGAAAGATGGTGGCTCTCCGTGACATTGAAAAAG CGGAAGAGGTACGGATATGCTACCTTGATGCCAGCATGGGTTATGAGGCTCGGGCAAAAATCCTGTACGGAGGATATGGTTTTGTATGTGACTGCCCCAGATGTGTTGCAAAGGAGTGA
- the LOC125191213 gene encoding fatty acyl-CoA reductase 2, chloroplastic, whose protein sequence is MEAFSLNSSISYGVKASNFNHRRLLTGRRRSMVCCQTGSHAIKSTGISSVLTETSSALISQDHGPALMETGSLVLSPNGKDEGIGIVKFLRGKTFLITGATGFLGKVLIEKMLRTAPDVHKIFVLIKAKSKEAGAERLKNEIINTELFKNLKQIHGKSYQAFMLSKLIPVVGNVCETNLGLDEDAAEFMTREVDVIINSAANTTFDERYDTALDINTGGPTRLMSFAKQCLKLKLFVQVSTAYVNGQRQGRIMEKPFCKGETIAGETINGNHQILLPKLSVEDEIKIVVEAKKTLGNDSLLQAMKELGLQRAKKFGWQDTYVFTKAMGEMMIDNLRGDVPVVVIRPSVIESTHKEPFPGWMEGNRMMDPIILQYGKGQLTGFLVDPNGVLDVVPADMVVNATLAAMAKHGEVGKPECSIYQVASSVVNPLVFRDLAKLLHEHFSSSPVMDSTGTPVHVPKMKLFSSMDDFSDHLWKDAINRTGLGALTNLEGKLSQKLEFICRKSVEQAKYLASIYESYTFYGGRFDNRNTQRLMGCMSKEERQQFGFEVENINWKDYIINVHIPGLRRHVMKGRGNS, encoded by the exons ATGGAGGCTTTCTCTCTGAATTCCTCCATCTCCTATGGAGTTAAAGCTTCCAACTTCAACCACAGGCGGCTTTTGACAGGCAGGCGGAGAAGCATGGTTTGCTGCCAAACTGGTAGCCATGCCATCAAGTCTACTGGGATCTCTTCGGTTCTCACAGAGACGTCGTCGGCTTTGATCAGCCAAGATCATGGGCCTGCGTTGATGGAAACCGGGAGCCTAGTCTTGAGCCCCAATGGCAAGGATGAAGGTATCGGCATTGTCAAATTTCTAAGAGGGAAGACCTTCCTCATCACTGGTGCAACTGGATTTCTTGGCAAAG TTCTCATCGAGAAAATGCTGCGAACGGCTCCTGATGTTCATAAGATATTTGTTCTGATCAAAGCCAAGAGCAAAGAAGCTGGAGCAGAGAGATTGAAAAACGAA ATCATCAACACCGAGCTGTTCAagaatttgaaacaaattcaTGGAAAATCATATCAAGCTTTCATGTTGAGTAAGTTAATTCCTGTGGTTGGGAATGTATGCGAAACTAATCTCGGATTAGACGAAGATGCAGCTGAGTTCATGACTAGAGAGGTTGATGTAATCATAAATTCTGCAGCAAATACCACTTTTGATGAAAG GTATGATACAGCCCTTGACATAAACACAGGCGGTCCGACTCGACTCATGAGCTTTGCGAAACAATGCCTGAAACTGAAGCTCTTCGTACAAGTATCGACAG CTTATGTAAATGGACAAAGGCAAGGCAGAATCATGGAAAAGCCTTTCTGCAAAGGTGAAACTATAGCAGGTGAAACCATTAACGGAAATCATCAAATCTTACTTCCCAAATTGAGCGTTGAAGATGAAATAAAGATAGTTGTGGAAGCAAAGAAAACTCTTGGAAATGATTCACTGCTTCAGGCAATGAAAGAATTAGGACTGCAGAG GGCTAAGAAATTTGGATGGCAAGATACATACGTATTCACAAAGGCTATGGGAGAAATGATGATAGATAATTTAAGGGGTGATGTACCAGTAGTTGTGATTAGACCCAGCGTCATCGAGAGCACGCACAAAGAACCATTCCCTGGATGGATGGAAGGAAACAG AATGATGGATCCGATCATATTGCAATACGGAAAGGGGCAGCTCACTGGATTCCTTGTTGACCCCAATGGAGTTCTTGACGTA GTTCCAGCGGATATGGTTGTTAACGCGACCTTAGCAGCAATGGCGAAGCACGGGGAAGTTGGGAAACCAGAGTGTAGCATCTATCAGGTTGCATCGTCTGTTGTCAACCCATTAGTTTTCCGGGACCTAGCCAAACTGCTCCACGAGCACTTCAGTTCCTCACCTGTCATGGATTCCACTGGGACTCCAGTTCATGTTCCAAAAATGAAGCTATTCAGTTCTATGGACGATTTCTCTGATCACTTGTGGAAGGATGCAATCAATAGAACCGGATTAGGAGCTCTGACCAATCTTGAGGGGAAGTTGTCCCAAAAGCTTGAATTCATCTGCAGAAAATCAGTGGAACAAGCAAAGTATCTAGCAAGTATCTATGAATCATACACATTCTACGGCGGAAG GTTCGACAACAGAAATACCCAAAGATTGATGGGATGCATGTCGAAGGAAGAGAGACAACAGTTTGGATTTGAAGTCGAGAACATCAACTGGAAAGACTACATCATTAACGTGCACATTCCGGGGTTAAGGAGGCATGTCATGAAGGGAAGAGGCAACAGTTAA